The following coding sequences are from one Capsicum annuum cultivar UCD-10X-F1 chromosome 3, UCD10Xv1.1, whole genome shotgun sequence window:
- the LOC107863629 gene encoding serine/threonine-protein phosphatase 4 regulatory subunit 2 isoform X1 — MDPPQSGMESEKEIKSVIEVMAASGKYWHDWDKLKGMLSIHLKQVLSDYPEAKMTIEQQQSCLGVSFPELAKRLDDALNSFAEGPPFTLQRLCEILLDARNIYSKLSKLALALEKNLLVTSTLTISSDPYALSTLQNATVADRETKDSPVQCNLVSNGVEPIASAGDADEVMAEVEEAEVEDVIDMDTIEAIVRSSEADTAPATTSDS; from the exons atggatcctCCTCAATCAG GCATGGAATCTGAAAAGGAGATTAAGAGTGTAATTGAAGTAATGGCAGCTAGTGGCAAGTATTG GCATGACTGGGACAAGCTCAAGGGCATGCTTTCAATCCATCTTAAGCAG GTCCTGTCAGATTATCCCGAGGCAAAAATGACTATCGAACAGCAACAATCTTGTTTAGGGGTGAGCTTTCCCGAGTTGGCGAAAAGGTTGGATGATG CTCTCAACAGCTTTGCTGAAGGCCCTCCGTTTACTTTGCAAAGACTTTGTGAG ATTTTGTTGGATGCACGGAACATTTATTCCAAGCTGTCAAAGCTTGCATTGGCTCTAGAAAAG AATTTGTTAGTTACATCAACATTGACCATCTCCAGCGATCCATATGCATTGTCTACCTTACAAAATGCAACAGTAGCAGACAGAGAAACCAAAGATTCCCCAGTTCAATGTAATTTAGTGTCCAATGGAGTGGAACCTATAGCCAGTGCAGGTGATGCAGATGAAGTAATGGCTGAGGTAGAAGAGGCCGAAGTTGAGGATGTTATTGACATGGATACGATTGAAGCAATAGTTAGATCATCTGAAGCAGATACTGCGCCTGCCACTACCAGTGATTCATAA
- the LOC107863629 gene encoding serine/threonine-protein phosphatase 4 regulatory subunit 2 isoform X2, with protein sequence MTGTSSRACFQSILSRYGEVLSDYPEAKMTIEQQQSCLGVSFPELAKRLDDALNSFAEGPPFTLQRLCEILLDARNIYSKLSKLALALEKNLLVTSTLTISSDPYALSTLQNATVADRETKDSPVQCNLVSNGVEPIASAGDADEVMAEVEEAEVEDVIDMDTIEAIVRSSEADTAPATTSDS encoded by the exons ATGACTGGGACAAGCTCAAGGGCATGCTTTCAATCCATCTTAAGCAGGTATGGGGAG GTCCTGTCAGATTATCCCGAGGCAAAAATGACTATCGAACAGCAACAATCTTGTTTAGGGGTGAGCTTTCCCGAGTTGGCGAAAAGGTTGGATGATG CTCTCAACAGCTTTGCTGAAGGCCCTCCGTTTACTTTGCAAAGACTTTGTGAG ATTTTGTTGGATGCACGGAACATTTATTCCAAGCTGTCAAAGCTTGCATTGGCTCTAGAAAAG AATTTGTTAGTTACATCAACATTGACCATCTCCAGCGATCCATATGCATTGTCTACCTTACAAAATGCAACAGTAGCAGACAGAGAAACCAAAGATTCCCCAGTTCAATGTAATTTAGTGTCCAATGGAGTGGAACCTATAGCCAGTGCAGGTGATGCAGATGAAGTAATGGCTGAGGTAGAAGAGGCCGAAGTTGAGGATGTTATTGACATGGATACGATTGAAGCAATAGTTAGATCATCTGAAGCAGATACTGCGCCTGCCACTACCAGTGATTCATAA